The genomic region caatggctgaaattactttcattagaatttttcttaaaaattaaaaatccacttattatttttccctttaaacttttggacataatatttaatccctgaaccaacaacggatatttattcccgtgatctaacttatgaggaaatgacatagaaaatactttattatgctaagatacatcacattttccaattgttatttccatcttctggatttccgacctcgccaggagaaatataataaatataattaatacttcaatgacagccgaatactaaacaatattcatatattaatatatattctgcccaatgaaacgcctcgcgataaaaatatattgataatataaacttttcctattaatcgtaccttttatcaagaatatcacaactaatacaattacgaaaatgaactaatggagtcatattaacacagtgattttacaattccatttatcccggaaaaatgaagtattatcgattggtatcaaaggaacaaactgaattattctcgttatgatgacttgacccgcgttgtcgttccttacgcccaccctctcgatcgccagaacgtgacaaccaagtacttacttctgacattatcttcttctcatcagtgctggatcctattacctcaattatcacatcaatcagtactttgcatactgtagtgttataaaaatttttctttttctttccgccagcttcctttccgtaaccagaatagtgcagtgacactgtcttcctcagaaccgcagataggatagtggaaacacatattttcatctcttttttattgcttatcaaaactctcatgaataatcgctaaaaataaaagaagggaaatttttttgaatttatgaacatgagaagacatctttgggctcatcgccagcgggttggttctataaccaaagcgttccagtgacgtagacttgagtcccggtgatgaaagattttttcatcaccagaaaacgaacccagtgcatgtgtcaccgcccaatttattgattttacataaaaaagaagaaaaacgatcaatttcagatatattaccagtgtttctacgagatttgggtccgttgtcaatatcgcttcgtattcctggaacttatcatccatttcaaatagtagtggcgtagacatctgcttctgtatttcaagcaagctaggaccagaagctggggctagattagtgccaatgattgtggtcttgagctcattcatagactgctttaaatcgtaagccatcctgcgtcttaaattttcgagcttttcatctaattgctgatcaaagtaatctcgaagggagttcaggattcgacgttcattatcagcataatgactagatgacaactggttttgtggtcccagcatttttggcatcttagcagggggtaccatcattgatcgtgaagtttttggagttcctgggctcacaatcgaattcaatccgtcttcagcgcgtgtagtagacgatgcacgcctttttcggttaccttatgaaattaaaggaggaccaaacgatataaattgatgggtagcagcatcagatgaaaaaaaaactacccaagcccccaccaaaaatatataatataatctaattctatataagttccgaattttgtaaagaatgttcaaaatataaattggaccattttcaaatatttataaatataaattttttcatgcgggaggaacttggccgatgattggtcatggaatatccgagccgattttacctgaagcgttatggactagtggtgaaggaggtgtcaaatgaagttcttttcttgtatttctcgctgagtccatcgattttgtaggtgactgcagaattccatcggaggaatcattgctctcagattcatcagtttcgacgtctttaagcaaagtaatattcttccttgaccgctgtttaaatgataaacatgcacctggaaattattgaaaatgatgatttatccctgaccggatcatttaattaacacgaacttagaattacgtgctacagtcccatattacctcaaaattgatttattacctgttggtacagatcgcgatttactcgacatttgcaaaaagccagaattattttgagcctttgaggctcgaatctcctcaggattagctataagacaatcatgattttcgtcttcagagtcagatccactctggtaaatgctttgaaatcttgtctttggttttgcttgtatacctacgaaattttacaagtttgtagtgaagtagtaacacaacgtaagttgtctccagcctttgttttttatagctatttcaaagtggggaaagaatgcatgcatttgaaaaaatattttttttgtagaacctatcgctcctacaaaaaaggtttctatcaaaattttaccattttccgtagatgttcactttgatttacctcttcacaacagaattataatgctttcctacataagagatggtggggaaaaatggaacgtttctcgtcccctcaacattccaatgcttttatgtataaacaatcatatcaagtgtaaatcataaattttccactttatcttgttcgcacgtagtgatttctgttagcgactcaattttttgatgagtaaagaattgcaataaaaaaaaataacctaatatttttcgaccacaacataataaaaattttcttataaaatcattcaatgcgattctctcttaaaacgatgtttcgagacaaatacacatgtaatgactgcacagatacataattaatatttattttgtaaaagatttcaaaaattcggtcaatctaattcccaatttagggaacgatgggtcttttgatgttaaatacgagagttgaataaattggggatgaataattggggttaagagtggttataattgttgataattgacttttacttcatattaacaggacttaccagactttggagtttgatttctaggtggaatcgggattttagtactaaagatgttgtttagttgagactttgatgcagttaagggttttgctgaaatttttgctttcgaggaagtttcggacctccccccctttcgatcattttcaccatcggttgtctcacagttgagagttacttgggccttttttaatcttctgcgaccctgatccaaatcagctgaacacaatcaacatatgatcctttaatattgaaatgaacccatcgagcaattcatcaagttataagtggagtcatttcaatttttgtacctgctccggtgatgaagcaaaatggataactttgccaagagtccttgggcgagtgcaatttttccaagtagtcgtcaagtagatgatattcagttgtcggtgggaatttacaggtgtcttcttctgcactattaaaccattttttcggcaccaaatcaatgcatggtagccctttttcgtttttctcgagaaattcgatgactgcgaatggttcgctgagattttttggatcgcgagatggatgtgaggtttccgacattttaggttatgaaaaaaaatcacgattcgtacaattgaacctggtgttttcgagtagtttcatataaactgataactttgcagaatgatgcatatagcttattatttaacagaaaaaattgcgtttctatttccatgtgttttgaacggttttttgtcatcaccccactgatgcttcttttttagcgccactattccttcaaaacgattatatcacaaatatctgtcaaacacttaacacacatttaattcacattaaattctcacttcttgtaatttaccgtcaacttagttggtgaaatccgaatttgagacaaaaagcccgataaacggatgatacgagcaattatgaaaggttatgtacacggacgccagatctaaccgatttatgtcccacttgcatgtaacgactccactattgaaattttctaacgacctcgatgatcggattttcatgtcgattgttgatttaaaacataaaattgtttgtttcttccacaattttaatcacgagttcaactaaaacatataccctcattcatataccctcttaccaaaaaaaaactgcatttcacaatgcgaacaatttttacgttattttctagtggaggagggatatggcgtattgtcgtccagttacatttaataaagcacatttgtgtttaattttgtgtgccttcttacatgtcatttcagctgcccaggacttaatgtagaatattcctactcgactggaaaagtctggataactaaacgcctcttccctactactttcctggtgtccgaaaatatatataccagtaagatcatcacaaattttggattttcctgatttaacgagaatttgtgaaattacgaaaactttctcaatatctaggagtaccacgttatttggatgacttgtcgtcaaggttagaccattgatgttgatcatatttgatgttaaatgaatttccccatcaattatcatcgttgtaggctttctcgcgataacccaatcactcagtatgtgtttctgattaattaccatggttcctccagactccatctcagttagtctgttgataatttgtgtgagtggttttatcgaagaatgaacgagttttttaaataaaccaatgtaactctctccccaaaacgctgagagctcattcagaggaattttaaagtattgggcatcattagcaacgtggatgatactatgccaactgagaacttgagccccttcatcattataaacatcaggtaacgtctcgaaacaaatttttagcagagatccagcatattcactcaaatccttaacgaattccttactgtttaaaattctgctagcaaagacaaataatgagaaatgacaacgtaaaggtttcggtaagaaatcttgtaacacgacgataccacaataattaaggaaaaacttgaattgtgatgctttccatcttgagatattattcacatcaaattctttcctttgaaattcaatagggatatcggcttttaatgacctcataataccatcaagccgacgaacatcagctaatttgatcctctgggctgaacttctcgttagccatttatccagcagccatttcatattaccagaatagaataaatgcattaaatctaatggcacttgttttgtcagatcgaatctatccaaagagagcagcggggacacagaaccttcataatgatgttctggttgaactcgcgtctcgtaggatactttagtgcgtaaatttgcattggtcactggatatatgcgttttcctcgtcttccacaacctactgtaatgcccttggtgaaacaccttccacaggcatagaaggctccaggagctttgtggcagcaaatgaatgctcgagctggcgaatcagccactattgctacaattttcacctcaaaaaccttgtcatcaatgcgcaaaccattttcttggagttcattggcctcttcaacaaaatcagtcatgaattctgtggctgataatggtttcccatccccacaataaatcgcggcagcaaagggtttggtagtgtaatttggatgctgtatttttattgaaattggccaaatttccttcttagcattccggtatacctgcataccgtcaatatgaaccagaagagaaatgtcgttttctcgataaatttgagttgaaattatttttctgagtcccgaggcgattcccaaataaatgaattcacctggaatctcatgaactcctctcatggttgttaggtgtctgcaatggggagtttgcaaaaacattccccatgagaattcaatttttggaatgctgttccatatgggacccaagcctggcaaaccatgccccttgtctgcctggccatgtctcggggcaagcttggtgacccaagcctggcaagccatgctctttaccagtctggccatacctcgggtcaagcgtggttgcccaagcccggcaaaccgtgctctttgccagtctggccataccacgggccaagcttagtgacccaagcctggcaagccatgctctttgccggtctggccatgcctcgggccaagcttggtggcccagatctggcaagccagtctcgtgccagacctggcccgtttcgtggacattggcatttcctacctgggtcaTTTTCTCCTAGGATGTGAGGCTTTGCTGGAATTTGGTCGAAAGCAGTTAGTACAGTGACTGTGCATTGGGATAAAAACAAATACATTCTGGAACAAGTATTGTTTCAGCCAATAAAGTAGATTGTTAAGACTCGCCCTTAGATTTAAAGATATTTATCGACAATTGATCAATAGTCAAAAGTGACTGATCTATTTTCCCACTTCACGATAAAATACACAATCCCAATATCTTTGAATGAGTTTGATTGGAAAAGATCGTTATGGTGGTTTTTCACCTGTAAAATTACCCTACTATTCAACGTCACCCTCAGGACCCACAGCTTCCTCCTGCCCCGTCACTTATGCATTTTCCCAAGTGCAATAAATAACGCAAACGTCAGTTTCGTTGAATCGGAGATTGATTTATGTGACATTCTGAAAAACCAAAGTCATGTTCGAAGATATTGGGATGACCATTTCTCTTAAATATCGGATAAAAGTATGCATCAATGTTCAAGTGTCTCATGTATTTTCAAAAGTTTGTACTCCTCTAGTCTgagttattcaattttcatgtctccaattttttattctcttctgacTGTCTCACGTGACACGTGACTTTATCCAGCCAACCAATCTTGCCCAGTTTCGTCAACAACTTCTTAAGAAAATTCACTCGGTGGGTCCCTCTGAGGTATGTTCTACACGAAACTCTCAAGTTTGAAAACACTTTCTCACATGAACAGAGTTTTGTTGGTGCatctttttagaatttttcatttgatgcGTTATGTATTCTGGGGTAAAAGCGAACTTTACAGATtgggaaagggggaaaaagggaaaaagggGGCGGCTCTGTGTACACTAACTGTAGTATAAACTGCGGAGACAAGGTGGTTTGAGGCTTCAATTTAAATGTTCATGTAAATGTATATACTGACTTGGAAGATTCCACGGTATGTTGAGTgtttgagagagagagtgagggagAAGGAGAAAATCTTAACGTAAATTTAGGCACATAACTGGCTTGAGTATTAAAGTACACCGAAACTGCAAGACTAGGGAGTCGTGTTAATGGTAAAGACATTCGCAAACGGTgctctaataattttttcaagttttcaaAATAAACAAGGGTGAAGTTACATGGTATTGCATATACTATGACTATTTTTAGCAGTAAATTAGAAAAACATATTGAACATGCGCAGGGGGGCGTAACGAGTGCCTCAGGGTGTGTATGGGGGTGAATGGTATATAAAGgatgttccgtcatttttactgaacaatttaactgacagattacggaacaggcgcgtaatttttaaataatttttctctcagtgtatacGCTATTTTTTCATACCTTATTTTCGATGCAGTATTACATGATGAGCGAAGATTTATCGCAAAAAATGGCCACTGAGAGTCAAACTTGTTTGCACAACTGAgtgattgggattttttttcttatatttttgCGTTCTTTTCAACTGCTTCATTAATTTCATGTAGCTATATTAATGATTACTCTTATGAGTATCGATTGCTGCAATACAATGAAATGGTTTTTCGGAGGTCGTTTGTTCCCTCGACCCTTCGATAAAATATTAACAGGAAAATGTTAATGATATATAATTAAATGGCTTGGGAATACCACATTTGAAGAAGCTAGGGGGTATCTCCTGCTCCgggaaattcataaaaaatttgtaattttcaatagacatcatgaaattcaaatgaacTAATATAGTCGTCTTAATGCGCATCtgattctcaaaaaaatcaatcttatAACCGATTGCAATACATCTAGTCAGGGAAAATTTGATGAGAATTTCAAAATCGTGGCTGACGATTTaatcagaaaaattcaaaagttcCTCAAGAGGAAATTGAAGAATTCCCGTGATTGTTTCTAACCTCCTGAGAGTTTCTGCAAAAGGAAGATTCTACACAGAACCTCGTAGTATCACTTCGGAGACTCCtccgaaatgaaaaattaatttttcaggatTTATAGTACTAGACCACGTACAAATTTCCAGATTCACTTGCACCACTAATTCACGTTATTCTACTTCAAGATGATGATGAgagcaattaaaattaattagttcatAAATTGTGAATTTGATCGTTCTATCAGTGAAGTTGTGAAGTTTAAGAGAACACGCGCACCTTCCCTATAGAGTATCACACTATTTCAACGaaacgatttattttttcattcaaaatattcTTGAAATTGTGACGATATGTTGAGATCAAATGCCGCCTCACcgtgaggaattttttaatacccGTCAGGGTGCAACATGATGTTGCTTCGTGACACCAGCACCGATAGTGTTTCACCCGATTTTTCTCCCTtcactttcattttttaaacccTTGTCTTACCGTTAGAGGGAGAGACGACTGGGCAAAATGGGAAGCATCAAATCGGTAATGGAGCGTAGGTAGACGTTACTGAGGATGAGAAGTTCTCACAGCGGgcaagggagggagggaggggaggggcAAAGACATTATAGCCCATTACTCCCGAGTATGACAAAAGTTAGTAAGGGAAATTGAGCAACGTGAAATTAAGGGcccattgaaaattgaggagGGATCAATAACGAGGATTATCGACATGCCTGTGGCGCATTCCTGTCTATTACTCCCTCCCTTTCCTGTACTATCACTGATTAGCTAACTTAGTGTATGCAGATCCGTCTGTTCCTAAACTTTACGGGAATAGTCATTCCGGCTATGCACAGAGCTCAGGAGTTAAATGGCAATTATCAAACATTACAACTGTCGACACCACTAAGATCTCTGATAAATTCTCCACTCGTTTCTACTACCAGTTGGCACTTTACGGGGTTCATTTAGGGTAAAATAAAacggaaaaaattgcaatcgTACGATTTTTACATCTAAAAATATCCTTCAATGCATCCAATGCACCAGGATGTACTGAGAATAGTGTCAAGAGAACTGGAGAAAATATATGTTCTCCCCTAACTCTTCGAAGAAGACGAATGAATTGGCTTGTTGTGGATTTCCGTTTCCCACtttcgtctttttttttttttttatttcttccaaCAGCTCGGTTTCCATCGACTTTTTCATCTCCACTGGTTACTTTTTCTCTTCCATCAGTTTTATATGTATGTACACTGGGTCGAATCCGGGATAATGACTAGTGGTCGAAAACCAGCGGAGAATAGACTTTGTCGTGCCTTCTAAATCTGTGCCATTAGCTTTACGACCACCGGCCTCCATCGCCCTCACCGTCGCCATTATTTTTTGCACAAAGGtatctgaaagaaaaaaagaaaatggggGAAAAGACTTCTCTCTCGGTTGGAAGAAAAATCGCACGGTAATTAAAACAAACTTGAGATagcacttgatttttttttttatttcgtttccttgaaaaaaaaggaggagaaataaaatgagaagaaTACTTGGGCACTCTTGTTTGGTTAAAGAAATCGGATCTGGGGGGTTAGATAAAAGCaaagaaggagaaaaaaaaaggggtgggCGCCAATGGGTAGTTGGGGTGCGGTAAATCTTCTGGGCCTTTCTTGGTACCAAGAGTCCATTGAGTGACTCAGCTCTTTCGTTTCTTCTTCAACCACTTTTCTTCAGATGGAGTATCAgctgatgggaatttttctgAGCGCGGTCATGTGCCACTAGTGGAAAATAGACGTAGGCCGATTAATGTGAGGTTGGAAGTATTAAATTTAGGTGAGGAAAAGTGGGTAAAGACtcgttttttcttttattattatcgGATCTATTTTGGTTTGTGTCGTCTCGAAATACGTATATGGAAAGAAatgttggataaaaattaaatctctAGAGGGCGAACGGGGGgatgaaatgacaattaatAACTTTTTAGGTCctgttttggtggaaaaatgagacttgggaggataatttttgtgataaaactaaccttcgTCCCTCTTCTCACCCCCTGAACGTCTAATtgttacctaaaatttcttttcgtgtaaCTCCGGAgattttttgtgaaattattttttgaaggGTAAAAAACTAATGCCTAAATTTCAAATActactcaattttttccagcaTCTTTTTACCTCAcattcaaacaaattttcattctcttgaATGATGTCTAGAGAATCGCTAAATTTAGATATTCGTATTGTCGTGttaattgattattagttCAGCAGGATATCTATGAGTGCAGAgacattttattgaataattaggTTTAAAGTCATTTTGGTAGAATGATGAATTTAAATGGAGATGTTGACACATTTTCCATACAATATGTATCATTTCTGATACACCAGAATCTCCACCCAATAATGCCtcgaatataattttaatgacgCATTTCAAATTTGCACAACCTGTATTGATGGTGTAGCTGTTGAGACTAGCTGAACGATTGTCACTGCTAAATGTTTGTTGTTTAAAAGTGAAATAATCTCGGCGCGAATTGTTTTTGACAGAGTGATATTTCACTCGCATTTTACGCACTTGTATCCCAACTTTAACTCCCACGAGCACTAGGCGTGGTCTGTCTCGTGACAATGTACGTATAATAGTCATGATGAAATTGAGTGGATCACGCGTATAATACATTCACGGTGTTCATTCATCGTACACGTGTGGATTCCATTTGTTGAATTTCCACTCTCATCATTtctagttgaaaaaataaatttctagttcaaatatttttgtctctCCTTTTGTCAATATCTCTCATATGAATAACAGAAACAATTTCTGGAAAAAAGAGAGATATCACCTAAACGTAGGTGATTtatgttaatttttaatgcGTTGTACATTGATTGGAATATTCAGACAAAAACATTGACATAAAATGCTGGAATGATCAACTTTAAGAGCTTGGTATTGCAGAAATTGGGGCAGCGAGTTAATTGATTTTGTTTCGTGTTGTATTAGCTGCATGTGGAAGTCAGCGagtttgattgaaaaatgtcaaacAAAAGACCGGACGTAGAATTTTCAAGTGAGTTAAACAGTTTTGCGGAGGGTGgaactatttaaaaaaatttcaacgacAATTGGGTTATgtatattaattgaaaattcaatgttgTATTCTGGATGATGGATTTTTGCTGTGAATATCAGTGTAAATTCACCGAATGGCACCGAACTCACGATACACGAATTAATCATTTTCACTATGAAAGCGGATCTAACTCAAACAAAATACACGCGATTGTTTGATGACGCTTGCAATTAACGATATCAATTACATGAAAAATAGAGCATTGGGGTTTTTCCTTAAAAGTCAATGACAACTCACCGAAATAGAACACATGTATACTTGAGCAGAGAAAAAGTGGAAGGTTCGACGAAAAAAGAGGAtggatatttttccaatttcaacAATTGGATGAGGTTAGAGTGTGTgttgtatgtgtgtgtgttttTATCAACCAAGAAGTAATCCCAGCATTATTAGATCCTGGGAAATCGGTCTCGGGCCGagcttggaaaaaaattgattccccaAGATTACTTGTTGACGTAGACCAGCTTCAAGGATACCTTCCAATACTTGTTACTGCTTTGGGATTCAAGTTTGAATCATGGCGACATTGCCAGCTTGGATAGAAACTGATTACCAAGTATAATATCACCGGAGTAAGTTGAGAACGGATGGCTAATGCAGTTACACAGCCGAATTAAATTTCTGGACGAATAAATTCGTCGATGATAGAATCGTAATCTCGAATAATGCAATTACATAAATATAGCATGTAAATTTGGTCATTTCGAGATGTATGTCACCAGTGGGCTATAGCCccaggggggggggagcaaatttaaattcattgcCGGTGGAAACTGTTCGGTTCGGCGCGCACATGTTCATAtggaggaaaattcaattttggtCATCTGAAAGATAAAATTGAtccttttcacttttttttttcgttcaaaattgtactttaaaattttttgaatagatTATCATTGCGGATTGAAGAACAAACGCAGACTTATAATCAACTTTGCCTTGGCGCTGTTATTATTcggaaatagaattttttttttcaccgttttattcatttttatgag from Diachasmimorpha longicaudata isolate KC_UGA_2023 chromosome 1, iyDiaLong2, whole genome shotgun sequence harbors:
- the LOC135171682 gene encoding uncharacterized protein LOC135171682, which translates into the protein MSETSHPSRDPKNLSEPFAVIEFLEKNEKGLPCIDLVPKKWFNSAEEDTCKFPPTTEYHLLDDYLEKLHSPKDSWQSYPFCFITGAADLDQGRRRLKKAQVTLNCETTDGENDRKGGRSETSSKAKISAKPLTASKSQLNNIFSTKIPIPPRNQTPKSGIQAKPKTRFQSIYQSGSDSEDENHDCLIANPEEIRASKAQNNSGFLQMSSKSRSVPTGACLSFKQRSRKNITLLKDVETDESESNDSSDGILQSPTKSMDSARNTRKELHLTPPSPLVHNASGNRKRRASSTTRAEDGLNSIVSPGTPKTSRSMMVPPAKMPKMLGPQNQLSSSHYADNERRILNSLRDYFDQQLDEKLENLRRRMAYDLKQSMNELKTTIIGTNLAPASGPSLLEIQKQMSTPLLFEMDDKFQEYEAILTTDPNLVETLRLFMRVLISNKKEMKICVSTILSAVLRKTVSLHYSGYGKEAGGKKKKNFYNTTVCKVLIDVIIEVIGSSTDEKKIMSEVSTWLSRSGDREGGRKERQRGSSHHNENNSVCSFDTNR